The region TCAGTTGTCTCCACACTGTAAAATTTATGGTGTCGAGCCTCTCGCGGGCAACGACGGGCAGCAATCTTTCCGCAGCGGCAACATTGTGCATATCGATACGCCTAAAACCATCGCCGATGGCGCACAAACTCAGCATCTGGGCAACTATACCTTCCCTCTGATTCACCAAAACGTCGACGATATTCTGACGGTAACGGATGACGACCTGATTGACGCGATGCGGTTTTACGCCGAGCGCATGAAGATCGTCGTCGAGCCAACGGGATGCCTCAGCTTTGCGGCAGCGCGCAACCTCAGGGAATCGCTACGCGGTAAACGCATTGGTATTATTATCAGTGGCGGGAATGTCGATATCAGCCGCTACGGCGCATTTCTGACCGGTAGTGCTTGAGGAAAAAACGATGATCTTTATTTCTGAAGCAGAGTCAGCAGCGCTTATCAGCCATGAGCTGGCTTATGACGCCGTTCGTGAAGCCCTACTTGCTTCCAGTGAACCGGAAGCACTCAGTTTCCCGGTGGTACACGGGCAAGGCTCCGATCCGGTCAATACATTCAGCATCAAAGCCTCCGCCACGAGTGAACTCGCGGGGCTAAAAGTCGGTTCGTTCTGGCCGGGTAACCCCGCTAACGGGCTGCCCCGCCACAATTCCCTTATTCTGCTGTTCGATCAGCAAATCGGGAAAATGGCTGCGGCCATAGAGGCCGGAAAAGTTAACGCCTTTCGTACCGCTGCCGCCGATGCCGTCGCCGCCGATCTGCTGGCAAGACCGGATTCCTCTGTTCTGGCCGTGTTCGGAACAGGTCATCAGGCTCGTTACGAATGCGCTGCACTGGCAAGAATACGTCCCATTCGTACCGTGCTGATTATCGGGCGTGATAACAGCAAATCCGCAGAAATGGCGCAAGAACTCAACGCTATCGGACTGGATGCACAAGTCTGCGATGCCGAAAGCGCGTGCCGCGCCGCGGATATCATCGTGACGGCAACGCCATCCCGCGCGCCGCTGTTTAACGCTGAGTGGGTTAACGCCGGAACGCATGTCGTCAGTATGGGATCGGACGCCGTCGGCAAGCAGGAACTGCCGCCAGAACTGTTTACCGCTGGCCGCCTGTTTTGCGATCTCCCTTCTCAGTCCAGAACCATTGGTGAGTTTCAACACGCGCCAGCGCATGTGACACTGACCGCCATCGGCGATGTCATCAGCGGGAACACAGCGGGACGGCAGACGCCGGACGACATCACCATTTTTGACAGTTCTGGCTTATCCATTCAGGACTTATATATCGGTCAACGCATTCTTGCCGCCTGGCAGGCAGCGAAACAAAATGGAGACATGCAATGAGTAACGTCGAGTGGCTTAACACGCTGGAAACGCCCTTTTTGCTGATTGATGAATTCCGCTTTCAACGCAATATCGATAGGCTTTATCAGCGTACGGAAAATCTAGGCAGCCAGGTTCGCCCACATCTCAAAACGCTACGCTCGATTGAGGCTGGTCGTTATCTGCTCAAAGATTCCGCCTCACCGGCAACGGTTTCGACGCTGGCAGAAGCGGAGGCTTTTGCCGCGGCGGGTTATACCAACCAACTCTACGCCGTGGGGATCGCTCCGCACAAGCTGCCGCGTATCGCTAATCTCATCCATAAAGGCGTGAATATTCATATTTTGCTGGATAGCGCGGAACAGGCTCGTGCGGTGACCGATTTCGCACGCGCCAATAACGTGACATTTTCGGTGTTTATCGAGATCGACTGTGACGGACATCGCGGCGGCATCCCGCCAGAAAGCGATGCGCTGCTTGAGCTAGCGAAGCAGATCGACGGCAACGGCGCGACGCTCACCGGCCTACTGACTCATGCCGGGGAGTCTTACGCCTGCCGCACGGACGAGGCGATCAGGGCAGCGGCGCGTGCCGAATGCGCTGCCATCAACACCGCAGGACAACGTGTGCGAGCGCTGGGGATTGCCTGCCCTGTGCTCAGCGTGGGTGCCACACCGACGGCGCACTTTGCCGAAGACTTAACCGGCGTTACCGAAGTCAGGGCGGGCGTATTCACCACGTTCGATCTGGTGATGAAAAATGTCGGGGTCTGTTCGCTGGATGATATCGCCCTGTCGGTCGTTAGCACCGTGATTGGACACAACCGCGAAAAAAGTTGGGTATTTATCGACGCGGGCTGGATGGCGCTCTCCCGCGATCGCGGTACAGCCTCTCAGGCGAAAGATTACGGTTACGGGCTGGTTTGCGACCTGTATGGCAGCCCTTACCACGACCTCTGCGTGACTGTCACCAATCAGGAACACGGCATCATCGCGCTACCCACCGACCGTGGATTTTCAGTCGATCATTTCCCCGTCGGCACGCGGTTGCGGATATTGCCTAACCACGCCTGTGCAACGGCCGCGATGCATCAACACTATCAGGTGCTGAAATCACACCGGCATGAGCAAGAAACCTGGCAACGTATTACCGGATGGTAAGTATCATTGTCATATCGCCCGATCTAAACGTATCGGGCGATGATTTTCGCCGATCTCTTCGCGTCATCAATCCGTTAGGCTCAATTGTTCGTCCCTAACGTCGGCTCGCAGTTCACCGGGAAATTCACCGAGTGCGCAATGTAGCAAGCCTCATGCGCCAGCTCGTGCAGCGTGGCATATTGTTCGGCGGTAGGCTGTTTTTCGCCGCTGAATGTGACCTGTGGATGTAGCGTGACATCGAGCATCGCCATTTTTCCCGTCGCATTCACGCCCATCGTTCCCACCGCATGGTCCTGATAATCATCCACGCAAAACCGCTTTTTGGCTGCAATCGACAGAAACCACAGCATATGACAGCTGGACAACGAGGCCACCAACGCCTCTTCAGGATCGACTGCATCTTCCAGCGAAAAAGGCAATGGAACGACATGGGGAGACGATGAGGCGCGTAGCGTAATACCGCCGTCAAACTGCCATTGATGCAGTCGGCTGTAGCGATTATCAATAAAATCTTGCCCATCACGCCGCCAGCTAATTGAAGCACGATATTCAGACATGGATCAGTTCCCTTTGTTATGACTTTCCAACGCTCGTAATAGCGTAGCGAGATTAGCATCAAGTGCAGCCAGCACATCCGTAGATAACGCAGAAAGCACCTGCCGCTCGTTCTCAATATGCGCTTCGACGGCGCGATTAATTAGCTCAAGCCCCGTGTTGGTAAGTTGTACGAGCGTACTACGCGCATCCTGTTCGTTCTGTACGCGCTCGATAAATCCTCGGATTTCAAGGCGCTTGAGCCGATGGGTCATGGTTCCTGACGTCACCATCAACGTAGAGAACAAATCAGTCGGACTGAGGCAGTACGGCGCCCCCGCACGACGCAGCGTAGCCAGCATATCAAATTCCCAACTGCTTAGATCGAATTTGGAAAAGCAGGATTCCAGGCGCTGATCCATAAGCACAGCACATCGTCTGAGGCGTCCAATCGGCCCCATCGGGCTGGCATCCAAATCGGGTCGCTCGCGCCGCCATTGTTCAAGAATGACATCTACCGCATCGTGCTCGCTGGTTTGATTTTTCATTTATCTTGACTTCAAGTTAATTAATCAACACTATCATAGTATCTTGAATTAAAGGTAAAGTCATGAACACGACATCCTCACCACACTACTGGCGTGACGTCATACTCACAGCATTGGCCCCCGCGATTTGGGGCTCCACTTATATCGTGACATCAGAACTCCTGCCGCCGGATCGCCCCTTCACCGCGGCACTTATCCGCGTGCTGCCTGCGGGACTGTTGCTGCTTTTATTCACCCGGCGCTTTCCCGCCCGGCAAGACTGGTGGCGTGTAGTCGTACTCAGCGCCCTGAATATCGGTGTTTTTCAAGCGCTGCTGTTCGTCGCCGCTTATCGTTTACCGGGTGGATTGGCTGCGGTACTGAGCGCGATCCAACCGCTGTTGATCATGGTGTTAGTCTGGGTTGTAGATCATCGAACGCCCAGACAGGCCACGCTGTGGTCAGCGGTCATCGGCGTGATTGGTATGGCCACGTTGCTGCTGTCGCCGCAGACGACATTTGAACCTGTGGGAATCGCCGCCGCACTGCTGGGTGCAATGTGCATGGCGATGGGCGTCTGGTTGACGCGTCGCTGGCAGCTTGATCTCCCCGTGCTGCCGCTTACCGGCTGGCAACTTTTCATCGGTGGGTTGATGCTGGCACCCGTTGCATGGCTAGCCGATGCACCGCTGCCTACATTGACTCTGTCGCAGTGGGCGGCCTACACCTACCTCTGTCTTGCGGGTGCGGTGCTCGCTTATGGGCTCTGGTTTCGTGGCGTGACGCGCCTGCCGACGGTTGCCGTGGCCTCATTGGGGTTGTTGAGCCCGCTGACTGCCGTGGTGCTCGGCTGGGCGTTGCTTTCCCAGTCGATGACGGGCACCGCGTTCTTAGGTTTGGCGATCGTACTAGCCAGCGTCTTCGCCGTGCAATGGACGACGTCACGAAGCAAGTAATCGATTGAACTGCCGGTGGTGAGTGCTGTTGGCGGGGAAAGATAAAAAGAAGAGATTAAAACGGCGACGTTATCATAACGCCGCCGTTTTTATCATACTTAGCGGCGGTTACGCACAAGCTGGTAGCGACGAGTCAGGTACTCGACCGGTGCGCTCCAAATGTGAACCAGACGGCAAAACGGGAACAGAACGAACAGCGTCAGCCCCAACACGATATGCAGTTTGAAGATCAGCGCGACCCCCACCAGATGTGCAGACGCACCACCTTGGAAGTACGCCACGCTCTGTGCCCAACCGACCAACTTCAGCATTTCGCTGCCGTCCATATGCTGTGCAGAGAACGGGATGGTCAGTACACCTAAACCAGCCTGAATCACCAGTAAAGACAGAATGAGAATGTCGCCAACGCTGGAAGTCGCACGAATACGTGGGTTGGTCAGACGGCGCTTTAACAACAGCACGCCACCAACAAACGTCAGCAGACCTGCCGCACCACCGCCGAACATCGCCATTTTCTGTTTTACATCCATTGGCAGGAAGGCTTCGTACATCCAGTGTGGCGTCAGCATACCGAGGAAGTGCCCGGCAAATACACCAAGAATCCCCAGATGGAACAGGTTAGACGCCAGACGCATCCCTTTCTTATCCAGCATTTGGCTCGAACCGGCACGCCAGCTGTACTGGCCGTAGTCATAACGCAGCCAGCTGCCAATCAGGAAAATAGCCATCGCCAGGTAAGGATAGATGTCAAAAAAGAACACATTGAAATAGTTCGTGATTGCACTCATTAGCGTTGCCCTCCCGCCGATGTAGCGTCAAGATTCAGATATTGCGGCACCACCGCGCCAGCGAAGCGGCGTTGGTGTTGCGTTTGTTGAGCCGATGCGCAGCCTTCTTCGCCGAGGAACTTAACCTGTTCCTCTTCCCACACGGCATCCAGCGCCTGCGGCGTGTCGTCGCGCGCCTCGTCAGCGACCTGGTGTGTGACATCGTCACTTTTCAGGTCACTGCCGGACAACGCCAACAGCAGATCGAACAGCGCGGCATAGCTGCTGTCACGCTGCTGCAAACGCGCACCAATCAACGCCAGAATCGGCGCGATGTCGAGTAAACCCGCGCGACCTTGCGCGGGTTCCAGACGAGAAAGGTACTCAAGATACAGCGGCAGGTAGTCCGGCAGCTCACGGCAATCCAGTGCCAGACCGGCATCCTGATATTGCTGCATGAGATCGACCATTGCCTGACCACGATCGCGAGACTCACCGTGAACGTGTTCGAACAGCAGCAATGAGGTCGCCCGACCGCGGTCAAACAGGCCGCTATACTCCGCCTGCTTGTCCAACAGATCCTGTGCGCACAACGTATTGATGAACTGCATGAGCTGATGACTCTCACGCAGCGGTAAAGCATCAGCCTGCTCTACCGCTTCGATCAACTCCGCCTTGTTTTCCCACAGCTCGCTATCGGGATAGTCCAGCAGTCTGGCAATAATCCGCAGGCTAATCATGATTCGTCTCCCGCATGATTTTGCTGTTCATGTCGCGCGTTTTGTTGCTGACATCAATGGCATCAATACGCTTGCTGTTAAACAGGTTGAATTTGGTATCGCTACCGTGGCAACCATCGCCAAAGCTAAAACCGCAGCCCTTGCTTTCAGGGAAGGCTTCACGCGCCAGTTCACGATGGCTTGACGGGATCACAAAACGATCTTCGTAGTTAGCAATCGCCAGATAGCGGTACATTTCCTGCGCCTGTGCTTCAGTCAGCCCAACCTGCTCCAGCGCGCTGGTATCGATTTTGCCTTCCACGGTTTCTGCACGTTTGTAGTGACGCATCGCCAGCATACGTTTCAGCGCCAGCAAGACAGGCTCGGTATCCCCTGCGGTCAGCAGGTTCGCCAGATACTGCACCGGAATACGCAGACTTTCGACGTCCGGCAGTACGCCGGTGTGCGCCAATTGGCCCGCATCCGCAGCAGACTGAATCGGTGACAACGGCGGCACGTACCAGACCATCGGCAGCGTGCGGTATTCTGGGTGCAGCGGTAGAGCCAGCTTCCAGTCCATCGCCATTTTGTACACCGGTGATTTCTGCGCCGCGTCAATCACGCTGTTTGGAATGCCATCTTTCAGCGCTTGTTCAATGACTTTAGGGTCATGCGGGTCAAGGAACACATCCAGTTGGCTCTGGTACAGATCTTTCTCGTTTTCCACCGAAGCCGCTTGTTCGATGCGATCGGCATCATAGAGCAGCACACCCAGATAGCGGATACGTCCAACGCAGGTTTCTGAACACAGCGTTGGCTGACCACTTTCAATACGCGGGTAGCAGAAAATACATTTTTCTGATTTGCCGCTCTTCCAGTTGAAGTAAATTTTCTTGTACGGGCAACCGGTCAAACACATACGCCAGCCACGGCACTTGTCCTGATCGATCAGGACGATACCGTCTTCGCCGCGTTTGTAGATTGCGCCACTCGGACAGGTCGCCACGCATGCTGGATTCAGACAGTGTTCGCACAGGCGCGGCAAATACATCATGAACGTGTTTTCGAACTGGCCGTACATCTCTTTCTGCATATGCTCAAAGTTTTTATCTTTGGCGCGTACGCTAAATTCACCACCCAGATCGTCTTCCCAGTTCGGGCCGGTTTCGATTTTCTTCATCCGCTGACCGGTAATCAGCGAGCGTGGACGGGCGACAGGCTGATGTTTACCTTCCGGCGCTTTACGCAGGTTCTGATAGTCGTAGTCGAACGGTTCATAGTAGTCGTCGATTTCTGGCACATCAGGGTTAGCAAAAATTTTGGACAACACGCTAATGCGGTTACCCATCCGCGGTTCAAGCTTGCCGCTGATTTTACGTATCCAGCCGCCCTTCCACTTTTCCTGATCTTCCCAGGCATGGGGATAACCCACGCCCGGTTTGGTTTCGACGTTGTTGAACCAGGCGTATTCCATCCCTTCACGGCTGGTCCAGACGTTTTTACAGCTAACGGAGCAGGTGTGACAGCCGATGCATTTGTCCAGATTCAGCACCATGCCCACTTGTGAACGAATTTTCATCAGGCTTTCTCCTGCTGTACCGCTTTCTGTACATAGTCCTGACCTTCATCATCCAGCCAGTCGATGCGTTTCATTTTACGAACTACGACGAACTCATCGCGGTTTGACCCGACGGTGCCGTAGTAGTTAAAGCCATAAGCCAACTGGGCATAACCGCCGATCATATGGGTCGGTTTCGGCGTGATACGGGTTACCGAGTTGTGAATACCGCCGCGCTGCTGGGTAATTTCCGACCCTGGCAGGTTAATAATGCGTTCCTGCGCGTGGTACATCATGGTCATCCCCGCCGGCACACGCTGGCTGACAACCGCACGCGCCGTCAGCGCACCGTTGGCGTTAAACGCTTCTACCCAGTCGTTATCCGCAATACCCAAATCGCGGGCATCATCTTCGCTCAGCCAGATAATCGGGCCACCGCGACCCAGCGTCAGCATCAACAGGTTGTCGCTGTACGTGGAGTGAATACCCCATTTCTGGTGCGGCGTCAGGAAGTTCAGCGGTTTTTCCGGGTTGCCGTTAGGCTTCTTATTCAGCACCGGCTCAGCCGCACGGGTATCGACTGGCGGACGGTACACCAGCAGGCTTTCACCAAAGGCACGCATCCATTCATGGTCTTGATACAGCTGTTGGCGACCGGACAGCGTACGCCACGGAATCAGCTCATGAACGTTGGTATAACAGGCGTTATAGGAAACGTGTTCGTCTTCCAAACCAGACCAGGTCGGGCTGGAGATAATCTTGCGCGGCTGCGCCTGAATATCGCGGAAGCGAATTTTCTCGTCTTCTTTATTCAGTGCCAGATGCGTGTGGTCACGACCAGTGAATTTGCTCAGCGCTTCCCACGCCTTCACCGCTACCTGACCGTTGGTTTCTGGAGCCAGAGACAGAATCACTTCTGCCGCATCGATCGCCGTTTCAATCTTCGGACGACCCGCCGCCGCACCGTCAGCCTTGGTGTAGTTCAGCTTTTTCAGAAAATCGACTTCGGTCTGCGTGTTCCAGCCGATGCCTTTACCGCCGTTGCCCAGCTTGTCCATCAATGGACCGAGCGAGGTGAAACGTTCGTACAGGTTCGGGTAATCGCGCTCCACCATCATTAGGTGTGGTGCAGTTTTGCCCGGAATCAGATCGCATTCGCCTTTTTTCCAGTCATCCACGCCGAACGGCTGCGCCATTTCTGCCGGGGAGTCATGCTGAATCGGCAACGTAACCAGATCGGTTTCCTGACCAAGGTGTCCTTGACACACGCGGGAGAAGGCTTTCGCGATGCCTTTATAGATTTCCCAATCGCTTTTGGAATCCCACGCCGGATCGACAGCCGCAGACAGCGGGTGAATAAACGGATGCATGTCCGAGGTATTCATGTCGTCTTTTTCGTACCAGGTTGCCGTTGGCAGGACGATGTCGGAGTACAGACAGGTGCTGGACATACGGAAATCAAGCGTCACCACCAGATCCAACTTGCCTTCAACGCCCTGGTCGCGCCATTCCACTTCTTCCGGCTTCACGCTGCCCGCGGTACCCAGATCTTGCCCTTGAATGCCGTGCTCCGTACCCAGCAGGTACTTCAGCATATATTCGTGGCCTTTACCGGAAGAACCCAGCAGGTTAGAACGCCAGATGAACAGGTTGCGCGGGTAGTTTTGCGGACTATCCGGCTGTTCAGCGGCAAATTTGATTTCACCTGATTTCAACGCAGCAACGGTATATTCCTGCGGCGTGACACCGGCGGCACGCGCTTTCTCTGCGATATCCAGCGGGTTAACGTTCAGCTGCGGTGCAGACGGCAGCCAGCCCATACGCTCGGCGCGCACGTTGAAGTCAATCATGCTGCCGGTAAAGCGGGATTTATCTGCCAGTGGTGACAGCAGTTCCTGCGGCGCGACGGTTTCATAACGCCACTGGCTAGAGTGGTTATAGAAGAACGACGTACTGTTCATGTGACGAGGCGGACGCTGCCAGTCCAGACCAAACGCCAGCGGCGTCCAACCGGTTTGCGGACGTAGTTTTTCTTGTCCGACGTAGTGCGCCCAACCGCCACCGCTCTGACCAACACAGCCGCAGAAAATCAGCATGTTGATGATGCCGCGGTAGTTCATGTCCATGTGGTACCAGTGGTTGATACCCGCACCGACGATGACCATAGAACGACCGTGCGTTTTATCCGCGTTATCCGCGAATTCACGCGCAATACGGATGATGTTCTGACGAGAAACGCCTGTAATTTTCTCGGCCCAGGCTGGGCTGTACGCTTTTACATCGTCATAATCACGTGCGCAGTTGTCGTCGTCCAGACCGCGATCCAGACCGTAGTTTGCCATGGTCAGGTCATACACGCAGGCCACCAGCGCTTCGCTACCGTCAGCCAGCGTCAGGCGCTTAACGGGCAGTTTGTGCAGCAGGATTTCTTCTAGCGCAACGTTGTTGAAATGTTCGCTGACCGCGCCGCCAAAATACGGGAAGCCGACATCAACCACATCGTCGTGCGACCCCAGCAGGCTCAAGCGCAACTTCACTTCTTCGCCGCTGACGCCATCGCGCTGTTCCAGATTCCATTTACCCTGATCGCCCCAGCGGTAGCCGATCGATCCTTGCGGAGCCGTCAGATTGCCGCTTTCATCGTCAATCGCGATGGTTTTCCACTGCGGGTTATTGTCTTGGCCGAGGTTATCCACCAGATCGGAAGCACGCAGCATACGACCCGCCGCGTAATAACCGTCTTCACGCGGCTCCAGCAGCACCAGCATCGGTAAGTCCGTGTATTGACGAACGTACTCGCTGAAATACTGGCTCGGTTTGTCGAGGTGGAACTCTTTCAGAATCACGTGGCCCATTGCCAGCGCCATTGCGCTGTCGGTACCTTGTTTCGGGTTCAGCCAGTGGTCGCACAGCTTGGCGATTTCAGCGTAGTCCGGCGTGACCGCGACGGTTTTGGTGCCTTTGTAGCGAACTTCCGTAAAGAAGTGTGCATCCGGCGTGCGGGTTTGCGGAACGTTAGAGCCCCAGGCAATGATGTAAGAGGAATTATACCAGTCGGCAGACTCCGGTACGTCGGTCTGCTCACCCCAGGTCATTGGTGATGCCGGTGGCAAGTCACAGTACCAGTCGTAGAAGCTCAGGCACACGCCGCCGAGCAGAGACAGGTAACGGGCACCCGCTGCGTAGGACACCATCGACATCGCAGGAATCGGAGAGAAACCGATCACGCGGTCTGGGCCGAAGGTCTTGGTGGTGTAAACGTTAGAGGCAGCGATCAGTTCGTTGACTTCATTCCAGTCAGAACGAACGAAGCCACCACGGCCACGAATTTGTTTGTAGTATTTGGTTTTTTCGGGGTCATTGACGATAGACGCCCAGGCATCAACCGGATCGCTGTGCGTCAGTTTCGCTTCACGCCACAGCTTCAGCAGGCGCTTACGCATCATCGGGTATTTCAGGCGGTTGGCGCTGTAGAGATACCAGGAGTAACTGGCACCGCGCGGGCAGCCGCGAGGTTCATGGTTAGGCAGGTCCGGGCGGGTACGCGGGTAGTCAGTCTGCTGCGTTTCCCACGTCACCAGACCGTTTTTCACATAAATCTTCCAGCTACATGAACCGGTACAGTTTACCCCGTGGGTAGAACGCACGATTTTGTCATGCTGCCAGCGACTGCGATAGCCGTCTTCCCAGTCACGATTGGTATTGAGGGTTTGCCCGTGACCGTCGGAAAACGGTTCGGCCAGTTGTTTGAAGTAACGTAACCGGTCAAGGAATTTGCTCATCCGGACTCTCCTGCTGCGAAGCCTGTTGGCTCCTGTCGTTATGAAATGCTCGTAGCAGACATCTGTTTTTGCTAACGACACATCGCTCAAATTGGCGCTAGGGTATCCAGCAACCGCGCCGCCAAACTTGATAACGATCAAGAGTGTCCCCCGGTAAAAAACGGAGTACATCACCCTCTACCACCAAAGAATTATTATAAAAAAAACACATAAATAAATGATTTTAAAAGATAAAAATAAAACCACTGATTTTGTGTTTATACTGAATTCATACACACGACTATTTAGAGGTAGTAGTCGGAGGGTGGCGAAAAATCGTGCGAACAAGAGAGATTACCTATTAGTTCTCTGTCCTTATTTTTCTGGCGTAAAAAATTATGCTGAGGAGAGAGCGGGCTTAGGATGAGCCGCAAGGATGCGGCGAAAGCTTGCGCCACGTCGGACAAAAACGTCAGAGACGTTTTTGAACAGCACTCGTGCTGGCCCGAAGGGCGAGCCCCATTTATGGGGCGAGTAAACGTGTCGCAAGCGATCCGCAAAGTCCGATATCGACGAAGGCACCGCGTAGCGGCATAATTCACGCCGAAAGCCTGGGGTCACGGGGCGAGCGGCGTGTGAGCCGTCCCGTGCCGGGCGCGTGCTACAGAGTAGCATGAAAATGACAGCATTAACCGCGCACGGAACCACCTCTCAGTCGACATAAAAATGTGACCAAGAGGCAGTTGGGAGGAATGAAGCAAGTCAACTCAACGCTTAGCGTTGCTTTCTGGCATAGAACAACCAGGTCACCAAGATGCACACCACGTAGCACACCACAAACACTTTCATGGCACCGGTGGGTGAGCCGGTTAACTCAAGCGACATCCCGAAGGCTTGCGGGATGAAGAAGCCGCCAATAGCGCCAATGGCCGAAATGAAGCCCAGCGCCGCGGCGGTATCTGTAGCGGCAGAACTCTGTGCATCCGCATCGCTGCCACCCTGCGCTTTAACCCGATCTCCCGTTAATTTACGGAAAATCACGGCAATCATCTGGAACGTTGACCCACTCCCCAAACCCGCCGTCAGGAACAACATCATGAAGATGCCAAAGAACATCCCGAATGAACCTGCAGAGTTCGCACTCGGCAAAGACAGGAACAGTAACACCGAGAAAATCGCCATCAGGATGAAGTTAATCAACGTGACTTTCACACCGCCAAAGCGATCGGACAGCATGCCGCCAACCGGGCGCGCCAACGCGCCCAGCAGCGGCCCGAAGAACGCGTAATACAGAATAACGATGTCGGGAAACTGCGTTCTGGACAGCATGCCGAAGCCCGCCGAGAAACCGATAAATGAGCCAAACGTGGACAGATACAGGAAACTGAGTACCCACAGGTGCATTTGCTTCAAAACGGGTAACTGCTTGCGTATTGATGCATTGGCCGTCGACAGATCGTTCATGCCAAACCAGGCAGCGGTTGCGGCAATCACCAGAAACGGTACCCACATCCACGCGGCATGGTGCAACCAAATTTGGTTACCGTCCGGCTGAACAACGCCATTACCGGAAAAGCCCAGAATCGGCAGAAAAATCACCACCGGCACCAGCAACTGCATCACGCTCACGCCGAGGTTACCCAATCCACCGTTAATACCTAACGCACTGCCCTGACGTGATTTAGGAAAAAAGAAACTGATGTTAGCCATGCTGGAAGCAAAATTAGCCCCCGCGAAACCACACATCAGGGAAATCGTAACGAAAATGCTGTAAGGCGTTTGCGGGTTCTGTACGGCAAACCCGAGCCAAATACACGGGATCACCAGGATGATGGTACTTAATGTCGTCCAACGGCGACCGCCAACCATGGGGATAACGAAGGAGTAAGGCACACGCAACAGCGCGCCGGAGACGGAAGGCAACGCAGTAAGCAAAAATAACTGGTCTGTGGTAAAACTAAATCCGACCTTGTTTAGGTTAACGGCTACGGTGCTGAAAATCATCCAGACACAAAACGACAACAGCAGGCACGGTACGGAGATCCAAAGATTACGCTGTGCAATCCGTTGTCCACCAGATTGCCATAATTTTGCATCTTCAGGATTCCATTCCCTTATCAGCGTGCTTTGCGATACTTTTTCGGGTGATGAAGGCTGCGTCATAAAAACCTCGATAAATAAAAACGCGGTAGAATTAAGGCGCAACATTAGGGATTACACAGCAGGTAAAGTTGATGCAAATCAACGCGCTGTCAGGTAAAAAAACCGGGTAAAAATAACCACACTCCTTAATGAGTAATAAAAATAGAAAAATAAGCATCAATAATTCAATCTGTTATCTCTCTCTTTTTTCTTACTGTCATATCCCCTTTCAAGGCGTGGATATTCGGTGGTACTCACTAGTGGGTATAGGGTTATCATGTAGGATCGGGAAAAATGCCAAAAGGGTTATCCTTCTCGGTACTGGTTTTCTACTCCTCCAGCAGAGGTCGCTTTATTATGTTGAAACGTTTCCTGCTGCCGCTGTCGCTCGTCAATCAGGTTGCACTATTGATGCTGCTACTCG is a window of Pectobacterium punjabense DNA encoding:
- the narH gene encoding nitrate reductase subunit beta; translated protein: MKIRSQVGMVLNLDKCIGCHTCSVSCKNVWTSREGMEYAWFNNVETKPGVGYPHAWEDQEKWKGGWIRKISGKLEPRMGNRISVLSKIFANPDVPEIDDYYEPFDYDYQNLRKAPEGKHQPVARPRSLITGQRMKKIETGPNWEDDLGGEFSVRAKDKNFEHMQKEMYGQFENTFMMYLPRLCEHCLNPACVATCPSGAIYKRGEDGIVLIDQDKCRGWRMCLTGCPYKKIYFNWKSGKSEKCIFCYPRIESGQPTLCSETCVGRIRYLGVLLYDADRIEQAASVENEKDLYQSQLDVFLDPHDPKVIEQALKDGIPNSVIDAAQKSPVYKMAMDWKLALPLHPEYRTLPMVWYVPPLSPIQSAADAGQLAHTGVLPDVESLRIPVQYLANLLTAGDTEPVLLALKRMLAMRHYKRAETVEGKIDTSALEQVGLTEAQAQEMYRYLAIANYEDRFVIPSSHRELAREAFPESKGCGFSFGDGCHGSDTKFNLFNSKRIDAIDVSNKTRDMNSKIMRETNHD
- a CDS encoding nitrate reductase subunit alpha; translation: MSKFLDRLRYFKQLAEPFSDGHGQTLNTNRDWEDGYRSRWQHDKIVRSTHGVNCTGSCSWKIYVKNGLVTWETQQTDYPRTRPDLPNHEPRGCPRGASYSWYLYSANRLKYPMMRKRLLKLWREAKLTHSDPVDAWASIVNDPEKTKYYKQIRGRGGFVRSDWNEVNELIAASNVYTTKTFGPDRVIGFSPIPAMSMVSYAAGARYLSLLGGVCLSFYDWYCDLPPASPMTWGEQTDVPESADWYNSSYIIAWGSNVPQTRTPDAHFFTEVRYKGTKTVAVTPDYAEIAKLCDHWLNPKQGTDSAMALAMGHVILKEFHLDKPSQYFSEYVRQYTDLPMLVLLEPREDGYYAAGRMLRASDLVDNLGQDNNPQWKTIAIDDESGNLTAPQGSIGYRWGDQGKWNLEQRDGVSGEEVKLRLSLLGSHDDVVDVGFPYFGGAVSEHFNNVALEEILLHKLPVKRLTLADGSEALVACVYDLTMANYGLDRGLDDDNCARDYDDVKAYSPAWAEKITGVSRQNIIRIAREFADNADKTHGRSMVIVGAGINHWYHMDMNYRGIINMLIFCGCVGQSGGGWAHYVGQEKLRPQTGWTPLAFGLDWQRPPRHMNSTSFFYNHSSQWRYETVAPQELLSPLADKSRFTGSMIDFNVRAERMGWLPSAPQLNVNPLDIAEKARAAGVTPQEYTVAALKSGEIKFAAEQPDSPQNYPRNLFIWRSNLLGSSGKGHEYMLKYLLGTEHGIQGQDLGTAGSVKPEEVEWRDQGVEGKLDLVVTLDFRMSSTCLYSDIVLPTATWYEKDDMNTSDMHPFIHPLSAAVDPAWDSKSDWEIYKGIAKAFSRVCQGHLGQETDLVTLPIQHDSPAEMAQPFGVDDWKKGECDLIPGKTAPHLMMVERDYPNLYERFTSLGPLMDKLGNGGKGIGWNTQTEVDFLKKLNYTKADGAAAGRPKIETAIDAAEVILSLAPETNGQVAVKAWEALSKFTGRDHTHLALNKEDEKIRFRDIQAQPRKIISSPTWSGLEDEHVSYNACYTNVHELIPWRTLSGRQQLYQDHEWMRAFGESLLVYRPPVDTRAAEPVLNKKPNGNPEKPLNFLTPHQKWGIHSTYSDNLLMLTLGRGGPIIWLSEDDARDLGIADNDWVEAFNANGALTARAVVSQRVPAGMTMMYHAQERIINLPGSEITQQRGGIHNSVTRITPKPTHMIGGYAQLAYGFNYYGTVGSNRDEFVVVRKMKRIDWLDDEGQDYVQKAVQQEKA